The DNA segment CAAATGCAATTTTTCCTGTTAAGCTCCCAGGTTTTGCAGCTTCAAGATCTGCCATTGTTTTAAAGTGAACAACTTCAGCTTGAATGCCTTTTTCGCCAGTACCAACCGACTCGCCTAAAGCGATGGCTTTAATGTCATGAGGAAAAGGAGCAAGCACTTGTGCTTCTACATCACCGCGAATCCACTGATAATGGCCAACTTCTTCGGTCCAAACTTTATCAAAACCCAGCGAATTCATTTTCTCTACTGCCCAGGCAATAGCTCGTTTATCACCTTCAGTACCAATCATACGGGCACCAACTTCAGTGGTTAGTGATTCTTCTATTTGGTAGGCAAGATCTGAACTGAGGGCAGTTTGTTTTAACGTGTTTATTTGTTTTTGCTGTGCTTCATCTAAGTATGCAGCCTGCACAGTAAAGGTAGAAAGCGCTACAACAGATAATACAACGCTTTTTAATGTTGCTTTCAACATGATTAATTCCTAGGACTTGATATGGGAGTTTATTATTTCGAGATTATACTTCTTCATAGACAGGTGCAGCAACCCATTGTTGCTTGGATTTCTTCTCTTGTTTATAGTCTCTTAACGCTAATAAACATGGCGTAAGTACTAAGGTAAGGATTGTGGCGAACGCTAAACCGCCAGCCACAGCTGTTGCCAGTTGTGCCCACCACTGAGTAGAAGGAGAGCCGAAACTGATATCTCGGCTAACAAAATCAATATTCATTTGTAACACCATCGGCATTAAACCCAAAATGGTGGTTATTGTTGTTAATAGCACCGGTCGTAAACGTTGTGCCCCGGTTCTTAAAATAGCTTCTTTGGCATTTAACCCTGTCGCTTTCAACACATTGTAAGTATCAATGAGTACAATATTGTTGTTTACGACAATACCTGCTAACGCAATTACGCCTAATCCAGACATCACTATTCCAAACGGTTTGCCAGCAACTAATAACGCTAAGAACACCCCTACCGTTGAAAACAACACAGCAGAAAGTATCAACATCGCTTGATAAAAACTATTAAATTGAGTGACTAAAATAATCGCCATAACAAATAGCGCTACCGCAAAGGCATTGCCTAAAAAGTCTTCCGACTCTTGTTGATCTTCTGTTTGACCTTTTACATCAACGGTAACTGTGCGCCAATCAATATCGAGTGATTGCATTTGCGCTTGTAACAAAGGTAATTCTGTTGGCAATTGTGCGCCGGGAATTAAATCTGCTTGGATAGTAATAACCCGTTTAGAATCAACACGTTTAATGGTATCAATTTTTTGTGCGGCATTTTTATCCACAAAATTTGTCATTGGTACCAGGCCATCTTTGGTTTTTAAACGCAATTCATCTAGGCGGCTAATACTGCGTTTTTCAGCAGGAAAACGTACTCGAATATCTAATTCGTCATCAACATCATCGGGGCGATACTCACCCAGTTTTAAACCATTAGTCACCATTTGTACCGAAGTACCGACTAGAGTAGCATCGGCATTGAAGGTTGCCGCAAGAGCACGGTTAACTTTAAGTTGCCACTCAATGCCAGGTTTTGAGCCGCCGTCTTCAACATTGGTAAATTTAGGGTTTAGTTGCAATGCTGTTCGTACTTTACGCACCGCATCCTGTAATTTATCAGGAAACCTAGAAGATAACTCGAGGATCAAATCTTTTCCTTGCTGTGGCCCCATTTCATCTTTGCGAACTTCAACCTCTACTCCGGCATAACTATCAAGACGACGATGTAATTCAGTAACGAGTTCATTGGCTGGCGCTCTAAATTGCCAGTTAATTAAATTTATACGTAGTTTGCCAACCAGATCGTTACCACCGGTTTTCGAATACAATGATTTAATGGCTTTTAGGTCTAACACTCGGCGTTCGATTTCTTTCATGATCAAATCTTTTTCATCAATCGATAAATCACCATATGAGCGCACAGTTAAGTTAATGCCCTCTGGTTCAATTTCGGGGAAGAATTCACTGCCTAAACCTGAACCAACATAATTTCCCATCACCGCAATGGCGAAAACCAAAGTGACCAACAACACTTTAACAGGGTGAGTGATCGCAACAGCAAGCATTGAAACATATTTACCCATCAATCCTTTAAGTTTGGTTATATCGCCCTCTTCTGCTTGAATAAGTTGCTGCTTTTCTTGCTCTGTAATTAAACGACTTTTGCCCCACAATGTACCCATGGTAGGCACAAAAATAAGCGCCATAAATAAAGACGCGCTAAGCACGGCAATTAACGTAATAGGCATGAACTTCATAAACTCACCCATCATGCCAGGCCAAAACAGTAATGGCGCAAATGCTGCCAAGGTAGTTGCGGTAGAAGCAATGATAGGCCATGCCATGCGTTTTGCTGCTAGTGAATATGCCTGCTGTTTGGGTACGCCTTCACTCATTTGCCTATCTGCAAATTCTGTCACTACTATCGCGCCGTCTACCAGCATTCCAACGGCCATAATCAAAGCGAATAGCACCACAATATTTACGGTTAAACCAAATATAGACAGGACTAAAATACCAGTAAGAAATGCACCAGGAATTGATAAGCCAACCAGTACAGCAGTTCTAGCCCCTAAGGCAGCAACAATAACAATAACAACAAGCAATACGGCTGAAATAACATTGTTTTGCAAATCACTAAGCATAGTTTTCACTTGCTTGGATTGATCGCCGGTATAATTCACCAGAATATGTTCCGGCCAAAGTTTGCGCTCACTTTCTATCAAGGCTTTTACATTATTTACCGTATCAATAATGTTTTGTCCTGGACGCTTTTTCACTTCAATGGAAATAGCACGCTCACCATTTAAGCGAGCGTAAGTGGTTGGGTCTTTATATGCCCTACGAACTATTGATACATCTTGAAAGGTAACAACCCTTTCACCGTCTACCTTAATCGGTAACTCAAGCAAGTCTTTTACCGTTTCAAATACTGACGGTACTTTAATCGCGAAACGTCCTTTACCGGTATCCATAGTACCAGCAGGTACTAGGCGGTTATTACGCTCAACTAAATTATAGATATCATTTTGATCAAGTCCGTAACTTTCCATCAGCAATGGATCGACGATGATTTCGACCATATCTTCTCGATCGCCGCCAATGTCTACTTCCAGCACTTGTGGCATGCTCGCTATTTTATCTTCTAAATCTCGAGCGATAGTAATTAAGCCGCGCTCACTTACCGGCCCAGATAAAAATACCGTTACTGCGGGTTGTTGATTTGCCATTGTCACCTGTTTAACTTCAGGCTCTTCAGACTCATCTGGGAGTTTTGCTTTTGCTAATATGACTTTATCACGCACCGAAGATAGGGCTTCTTTGGCATCAAAACCCGCGATAAATTCCAAACGAATGCTGGCATGACCTTCGCTGGCCGAGGCATGCATAGCTTTAATACCTTCAATCGATTTAAGTTCATTTTCCATGGGACGAACTAACATGCGCTCAGCATCTTCTGGTGAAATGCCATCATGTACGATAGAAATATAAATTTGCGGAATAGTAATGTCAGGGTTCGACTCTTTCGGAATATTATTGTAGGTAATACCACCGGAGACTAGCAATAAAATAAAGATCATCATAACCGAACGAGTTCGGTATAAAGCTGAGTCGATAAGCGCTAACATACTCGCTTATTGTTCCACTGAAATTGGGTTAACTGTGTCGCCAGGGCGAACGAAGCCTTGTCCCAGAGTGATAATTTGTTCTTTTTCGCCAAGGCCTCTTAACCAAACACCTGACTCGTCACTTTTGACAATATTTATCTGTGTAAATACCACTTTATTATCAACGACCGACTTAACCCCGATATTGCCTTTTTCATCCAACGCAAGTAATGCTGGTGATACCTTAATGGCCGACACCATAGCAAGTGGTAATTCAACTTCAGAACTAATTCCAGCAAAGTAGCGATAATCTTGGTTTTCAATGGCGATTTCGGCTTTAAAGGTATTGGTTTTTTCATTAGCGACGCTGGCGATATATCGCAATTTACCTTTTATTTCACGTTCACCAAGTAAAGTAATCTCTGCAAATTGCCCTTCTTTAATCATGCTGACTTGATTTTCAGTAACATGAGCTCGAATGACTAATGGATCTAAATCGGCGATCATGGCGATATCATCACCGACACCAACGTAATCACCCACTTCAACATAGCGTTCGTTTAAGACACCATCAAAAGGAGCTTTTATTGTGGTATTAGCAATATCCGTCTCTATGCGGGCAAGTTCAGCTTTGGCATCGGTAACATCTGACAATCTTTGCGCTAACGCTGACTCGCCTTGATAGCCGCCCTGCAGTAATTTTTTTGCACCGTAATAATCTACTCGTCGTTGTCTTAATAACTGTTGGAAGTGCTCTAATTTGGCGGGTAAATCGTTAAGGGCAATGGTTGCGATCACATCCCCTTTTTTTACAAAGCTGCCTCGCTGGGCAAACACTTTAGTTATGGCGCCTTTAACCTCTGCTTGCAAGGTAACCAATCGATCGGGCTCGGTACGACCATATAAGGTTACAGTGTTAGCAATTTGCTCGGCAAAAAGTGTTTCCACCTTAACTTTCGGAACAGGAGCTGTTTTTTCAGCAACGACATCGGGGTTTATTTTACTATTAACTAAGCCTGTCGCTAACCAAACGATCAGTAACAAAGAAATAGCTAAAGCAATTACATACGGACGCTGTGCCAGCCATTGGCTGTTTAAACGCATACCTTCCCCAAAATAAAAAAATCTTTTTATGTTATGAAGTTAGTATAAAACGAAGTGAGGGATTTTAGCAGCAATTAATTTACATAATTGCTACTTTTTTTGGCTTTTCGAGGAATTTTAAATAGAAAAAGAAGAGCCACAGCCACAAGTGGTTTCTGCATTTGGATTGTCAACTAAGAAACGACTGCCTTCTAAGCCTTCGATGTAATCAACTGTGCCACCAACAAGATATTGTAAGCTCATTGGATCGACCACCATAGTTACGCCTTCTTTAACGATAGTCATGTCGCCATCATTTACTTTTTCATCAAAAGTAAAACCGTATTGAAAACCAGAACAGCCTCCACCGGTAACGTAAACACGAAGTTTTAATTCCGGGTTTTCTTCTTCGCTAATGAGTACTTTTACTTTATTAGCGGCAGCGTCACTGAATTGAATTGGTAATTGGGTATCTGACATAGGTTACTTCTTAAAAATTACGGCAATAAATCTTGAGCAGATTAGTATCTGCGGATTATCTTAAACCTGAGCAATTTAATCAAGTATTATTGCTAATCATGCCGCTATTAACCAGTTTTAACCGTTTTCCAAGGGTAACTTTCGTCTAAACGATGGGACTTTTGCCACTTACCTGCAGGCAATATTGCTGAAACATCAATTTTTTCAGGGACAAAATCTTTTGGCAAGGCAAACTCGGCCTCAATAACCTGAAAGTATTGAAA comes from the Thalassotalea nanhaiensis genome and includes:
- a CDS encoding efflux RND transporter permease subunit gives rise to the protein MLALIDSALYRTRSVMMIFILLLVSGGITYNNIPKESNPDITIPQIYISIVHDGISPEDAERMLVRPMENELKSIEGIKAMHASASEGHASIRLEFIAGFDAKEALSSVRDKVILAKAKLPDESEEPEVKQVTMANQQPAVTVFLSGPVSERGLITIARDLEDKIASMPQVLEVDIGGDREDMVEIIVDPLLMESYGLDQNDIYNLVERNNRLVPAGTMDTGKGRFAIKVPSVFETVKDLLELPIKVDGERVVTFQDVSIVRRAYKDPTTYARLNGERAISIEVKKRPGQNIIDTVNNVKALIESERKLWPEHILVNYTGDQSKQVKTMLSDLQNNVISAVLLVVIVIVAALGARTAVLVGLSIPGAFLTGILVLSIFGLTVNIVVLFALIMAVGMLVDGAIVVTEFADRQMSEGVPKQQAYSLAAKRMAWPIIASTATTLAAFAPLLFWPGMMGEFMKFMPITLIAVLSASLFMALIFVPTMGTLWGKSRLITEQEKQQLIQAEEGDITKLKGLMGKYVSMLAVAITHPVKVLLVTLVFAIAVMGNYVGSGLGSEFFPEIEPEGINLTVRSYGDLSIDEKDLIMKEIERRVLDLKAIKSLYSKTGGNDLVGKLRINLINWQFRAPANELVTELHRRLDSYAGVEVEVRKDEMGPQQGKDLILELSSRFPDKLQDAVRKVRTALQLNPKFTNVEDGGSKPGIEWQLKVNRALAATFNADATLVGTSVQMVTNGLKLGEYRPDDVDDELDIRVRFPAEKRSISRLDELRLKTKDGLVPMTNFVDKNAAQKIDTIKRVDSKRVITIQADLIPGAQLPTELPLLQAQMQSLDIDWRTVTVDVKGQTEDQQESEDFLGNAFAVALFVMAIILVTQFNSFYQAMLILSAVLFSTVGVFLALLVAGKPFGIVMSGLGVIALAGIVVNNNIVLIDTYNVLKATGLNAKEAILRTGAQRLRPVLLTTITTILGLMPMVLQMNIDFVSRDISFGSPSTQWWAQLATAVAGGLAFATILTLVLTPCLLALRDYKQEKKSKQQWVAAPVYEEV
- a CDS encoding efflux RND transporter periplasmic adaptor subunit gives rise to the protein MRLNSQWLAQRPYVIALAISLLLIVWLATGLVNSKINPDVVAEKTAPVPKVKVETLFAEQIANTVTLYGRTEPDRLVTLQAEVKGAITKVFAQRGSFVKKGDVIATIALNDLPAKLEHFQQLLRQRRVDYYGAKKLLQGGYQGESALAQRLSDVTDAKAELARIETDIANTTIKAPFDGVLNERYVEVGDYVGVGDDIAMIADLDPLVIRAHVTENQVSMIKEGQFAEITLLGEREIKGKLRYIASVANEKTNTFKAEIAIENQDYRYFAGISSEVELPLAMVSAIKVSPALLALDEKGNIGVKSVVDNKVVFTQINIVKSDESGVWLRGLGEKEQIITLGQGFVRPGDTVNPISVEQ
- the erpA gene encoding iron-sulfur cluster insertion protein ErpA; the encoded protein is MSDTQLPIQFSDAAANKVKVLISEEENPELKLRVYVTGGGCSGFQYGFTFDEKVNDGDMTIVKEGVTMVVDPMSLQYLVGGTVDYIEGLEGSRFLVDNPNAETTCGCGSSFSI